The DNA region TCGACTGGGGACGCACACGGTTCACGACGATGCCGAGCGGCTGGAGCCGAGGGGAGAGGCCGCGGCGGATCTCTTCGATCGCGCGCAGCGCCCGGTCGGCGGCCGCGACGGAGAACAGGCCGGGTTCGGTGACGACGATCACGCGATCGGATGCGGCCCAGGCGGTGCGGGTGAGGGCATTCAGCGACGGCGCGCAGTCGATCAGGACCAGGTCGTAGTCACCCTCGATGGTGGCCAGCGCCTCTTCCATCTTCCACACGTCCCGCACGCTGGGGTGCGGGCCGTCGAAGTTGATCGCGGATGGGCTGCCGATCATCACATCGATGGTGCCCGGGTGCACTTTCGCCCATCCGCTCGACGTGATCGCCTGGCGGACCACCTTCTCCTTGGGGTTGGCGAGGACATCGGCGACGTTGAGTCGACCGGCGACTTGGATGTCCATGCCGGTCGAGACGTCGGACTGCGGGTCGAGATCTACCACGAGAGTCCGAACTCCCCGCGCAAATGCCGCGGAGGCGAGTCCTAGAGTCACGGTTGTCTTGCCGACCCCGCCCTTGAGCGAGCTGACGGAGAGTACGTGCACAAGCGACTACGTTACAGTCCCCTAGGCTGAGAGCACACTCAGCCCGATTCGTCGGCAGCCCAGCGAGGTGCGAATGTTCCGAAAGATCCTGGTCGCCAACCGCGGAGAGATCGCCATCCGAGCGTTCCGCGCCGCGTACGAACTGGGGGCCCGCACGGTCGCGGTCTTCCCGTACGAGGACCGCGGCTCACTCCATCGGCAGAAGGCCGACGAGTCCTACGTCATCGGGGAGCCGGGCCATCCTGTGCGCGCCTACCTCGACGTCGAGGAGATCATCCGGGTCGCCCTCGCGTCCGGCGCGGACGCGATCTACCCCGGCTACGGATTCCTGTCCGAGAACCCGGAACTGGCTGCCCGCGCCGCCGAGAACGGCATCACCTTCATCGGGCCGCCGTCGACGGCCCTCGAGATGGCCGGCAACAAGGTCACCGCCAAGCACCACGCGATCGCCGCCGGGGTCCCGGTGCTGCGCTCCACCGAGGCTTCGGAGGACGTCGACGAGCTGGTGGCGCAGGCGGCCGACATCGGCTTCCCCATCTTCGTCAAGGCCGTCGCCGGCGGCGGCGGGCGCGGCATGCGCCGTGTCGAAAGCCCCGAAGCGCTTCCCCCTGCGATCGCCGAGGCGATGCGCGAGGCCGGGGCGGCGTTCGGCGATGCGCGCGTGTTCCTCGAGCAGGCCGTCGTGCGTCCCCGTCACATCGAGGTGCAGATCCTCGCGGACGCGACCGGACACACCGTCCACCTCTTCGAGCGGGACTGCTCCGTGCAGCGCCGTCACCAGAAGGTCATCGAGATCGCACCGGCGCCGAACATCTCCGACGAGCTGCGCGCGGCGCTGCACCGCGACGCGGTCGCGTTCGCCAAGTCCATCGGCTACGTCAACGCGGGCACCGTCGAGTTCCTCGTGGACACCGCGGGGGAGCGCGCGGGCGAACATGTCTTCATCGAGATGAACCCTCGCATCCAGGTGGAGCACACGGTCACCGAAGAGGTGACCGATGTCGACCTCGTGCAGTCGCAGATCCGCATCGCCGCCGGAGAGACCCTGGATGACCTCGGGCTCAACCAGGACAACATCGTGCTGCGCGGTGCTGCTCTGCAGTGCCGCATCACGACCGAGGACCCCGCGCAGGGTTTCCGGCCCGATACGGGCCGGATCACGACGTACCGCTCGCCCGGCGGCGCAGGCATCCGGCTGGACGGTGGAACGACCGCCGCCGGCTCGCAGATCAGCCCGCATTTCGACTCGATGCTCGCCAAGATGACGTGCCGCGGACGCGATTTCCCCGCCGCGGTGGCACGCGCCAAGCGCGGTCTGGCCGAGTTCCGCATCCGTGGCGTATCGACGAACATCCCCTTCCTGCGGGCGGTGCTGGACGATCCCGCGTTCGTCGCCGGCGACCTGAGCACCGCGTTCATCGAGGAGCGTCCGGGGCTGCTGACCAGCCACCCGTCGCGCGACCGTGCCACCAAACTGATCAACTGGCTCGCCGACGTCACGGTCAATCGCCCGTACGGCGAGAAGCCCATCTCCATCTCACCGGGCAGCAAACTGCCGGAGCTGGACCTTTCGACCCCGCCGCCGTCCGGCACGCTGGACAGGCTGCGCGCCCTCGGTCCGGCGGGGTTCGCCCGTGCGCTTCGCGAGCAGGTGCCGCTCGCGGTCACCGAGACGACGTATCGCGACGCGCATCAGTCGCTGCTGGCCACTCGGGTCCGCACGCGGGACCTGGTGCGGGTCGGACCGCATGTGGCCCGGATGACGCCCCAGCTGCTGTCGGTGGAGGCGTGGGGCGGCGCGACGTACGACGTCGCGCTGCGCTTCCTCGCCGAGGACCCCTGGGAGCGCCTCGCCGCCGTGCGGGAGGCCATTCCGAACATCCCGATCCAGATGCTGCTGCGAGGGCGCAACACCGTCGGCTACACGCCCCGACCGGTCGAGGTCGCACAGGCGTTCGTGCGCGAAGCCGCCTCCACCGGTGTCGACGTGTTCCGGATCTTCGATGCGCTGAA from Microbacterium sp. zg-B185 includes:
- a CDS encoding ParA family protein encodes the protein MHVLSVSSLKGGVGKTTVTLGLASAAFARGVRTLVVDLDPQSDVSTGMDIQVAGRLNVADVLANPKEKVVRQAITSSGWAKVHPGTIDVMIGSPSAINFDGPHPSVRDVWKMEEALATIEGDYDLVLIDCAPSLNALTRTAWAASDRVIVVTEPGLFSVAAADRALRAIEEIRRGLSPRLQPLGIVVNRVRPQSIEHQFRIKELRDMFGPLVLSPQLPERTSLQQAQGAAKPLHIWPGDSAQELAADFDALLDRVMRTGRIPTASNPV
- a CDS encoding pyruvate carboxylase; translated protein: MFRKILVANRGEIAIRAFRAAYELGARTVAVFPYEDRGSLHRQKADESYVIGEPGHPVRAYLDVEEIIRVALASGADAIYPGYGFLSENPELAARAAENGITFIGPPSTALEMAGNKVTAKHHAIAAGVPVLRSTEASEDVDELVAQAADIGFPIFVKAVAGGGGRGMRRVESPEALPPAIAEAMREAGAAFGDARVFLEQAVVRPRHIEVQILADATGHTVHLFERDCSVQRRHQKVIEIAPAPNISDELRAALHRDAVAFAKSIGYVNAGTVEFLVDTAGERAGEHVFIEMNPRIQVEHTVTEEVTDVDLVQSQIRIAAGETLDDLGLNQDNIVLRGAALQCRITTEDPAQGFRPDTGRITTYRSPGGAGIRLDGGTTAAGSQISPHFDSMLAKMTCRGRDFPAAVARAKRGLAEFRIRGVSTNIPFLRAVLDDPAFVAGDLSTAFIEERPGLLTSHPSRDRATKLINWLADVTVNRPYGEKPISISPGSKLPELDLSTPPPSGTLDRLRALGPAGFARALREQVPLAVTETTYRDAHQSLLATRVRTRDLVRVGPHVARMTPQLLSVEAWGGATYDVALRFLAEDPWERLAAVREAIPNIPIQMLLRGRNTVGYTPRPVEVAQAFVREAASTGVDVFRIFDALNDVSQMRPAIDAVLETGTALAEVAVCYTADLLDPSETLYTLDYYLRLADQIVESGAHILAIKDMAGLLRPAAAAKLVTALRERFDLPVHLHTHDTAGGQLATLLAASAAGVDAVDAAAAPLSGTTSQPSLSALVAALAHTERDTGIDLSAVSDLEPYWEGVRHLYAPFESGLPGPTGRVYHHEIPGGQLSNLRQQAIALGMADDFELIEDMYAAADRILGRIPKVTPSSKVVGDLALALVAAKADPADFAENPQNYDIPDSVVGFMAGELGDLPGGWPEPFRTKVLAGRQISIDVPPLTDEERDGLSGDAATRRRTLNRLLFPGPAKDFESNRETYGDLSSLGTPDYLYGLKPGEEHVAEIDPGVQLYVGLEAIGEADAKGMRTVMTTLNGQLRPVYVRDRSIVVDTRQAERADTTKPGQVAAPFSGVVTLKTSVGDTVTAGSPIASIEAMKMEAAITAPVDGVVERLAIAETQQVDAGDLLVVIRPAQ